A genomic region of Eucalyptus grandis isolate ANBG69807.140 chromosome 5, ASM1654582v1, whole genome shotgun sequence contains the following coding sequences:
- the LOC120293072 gene encoding BON1-associated protein 2-like, which produces MKQRLEITAISGEDLRFHKKPLKNAIVVVRADSADPCMTEPAAEDGTNPRWNKKLTLDVPLHGEFITVEVHCKRSSWRDHKLVGGVRIPVSEILGGLTPANYLHFLSYRLRDNYGIRNGIINISVKSTAPAYVMPGPQPELGVPMGGRKVASNVVVTGVPVWFPHQPCYC; this is translated from the coding sequence atgaagcaaCGTTTAGAAATCACTGCGATATCCGGCGAAGACCTACGATTCCATAAAAAGCCCTTGAAGAACGCCATCGTGGTGGTCCGAGCAGATTCTGCTGACCCCTGCATGACGGAACCGGCAGCGGAGGACGGAACAAACCCTAGGTGGAACAAGAAGCTCACCTTGGACGTGCCATTGCATGGGGAGTTTATTACCGTGGAAGTCCATTGCAAGCGGTCGTCATGGCGTGATCATAAGCTCGTCGGCGGAGTGAGGATACCGGTTTCGGAAATTCTCGGCGGCCTTACTCCAGCAAATTATCTACATTTTTTGAGTTATAGGTTGAGGGATAATTATGGAATACGTAATGGTATTATCAATATTTCGGTGAAATCGACAGCTCCGGCATACGTGATGCCAGGCCCGCAGCCGGAGTTGGGAGTTCCTATGGGTGGAAGAAAGGTGGCTAGCAACGTAGTAGTGACCGGAGTTCCGGTTTGGTTTCCTCATCAACCATGTTATTGTTAA